A window of the Cucurbita pepo subsp. pepo cultivar mu-cu-16 chromosome LG01, ASM280686v2, whole genome shotgun sequence genome harbors these coding sequences:
- the LOC111788986 gene encoding uncharacterized protein LOC111788986 isoform X1, giving the protein MGLILMAMLCCVSLLILSVPFASSHALDQSSPLQVTEAAVHSPRLVLSRKFKMLEEAKVVEAHGFQASKQEDELKENVSGQAYKREENKGKGRKWGNVDDMSSRFFTMDYAHIKRRRPVHNMSRQRP; this is encoded by the exons ATGGGTTTGATACTCATGGCCATGCTTTGCTGTGTTTCTCTATTGATTCTCTCGGTACCTTTTGCTTCCTCGCATGCTCTTGACCAGTCTTCTCCCTTGCAAG TAACTGAAGCAGCAGTGCATTCTCCTCGTCTCGTTTTGTCAAGGAAGTTCAAAATGTTGGAAGAAGCGAAG GTTGTTGAAGCTCACGGATTCCAAGCTTCCAAACAAGAAGATGAGCTGAAGGAAAATGTTTCAG GTCAGGCTTATAAAagggaggaaaacaaagggAAGGGGAGAAAGTGGGGGAATGTGGACGACATGTCGTCGCGGTTTTTCACAATGGACTACGCTCACATAAAACGGCGCCGTCCCGTACATAACATGTCTCGCCAACGTCCTTGA
- the LOC111788986 gene encoding uncharacterized protein LOC111788986 isoform X2, translated as MGLILMAMLCCVSLLILSVPFASSHALDQSSPLQVTEAAVHSPRLVLSRKFKMLEEAKVVEAHGFQASKQEDELKENVSVL; from the exons ATGGGTTTGATACTCATGGCCATGCTTTGCTGTGTTTCTCTATTGATTCTCTCGGTACCTTTTGCTTCCTCGCATGCTCTTGACCAGTCTTCTCCCTTGCAAG TAACTGAAGCAGCAGTGCATTCTCCTCGTCTCGTTTTGTCAAGGAAGTTCAAAATGTTGGAAGAAGCGAAG GTTGTTGAAGCTCACGGATTCCAAGCTTCCAAACAAGAAGATGAGCTGAAGGAAAATGTTTCAG TTCTTTGA